One genomic window of Microbacterium sp. BH-3-3-3 includes the following:
- a CDS encoding DUF732 domain-containing protein — protein MDRYAGVLAVAASIVLLSGCTSTSTQETIVVSTTPGQTASSTPITGGTITNGDSTIELGDSTAEVTHSDVTPGPDTFVAQVRNQLGQEATVVTASDDALVAAGQSVCTQIADGVDDEDVKVTVDGTKLSFGPSVALTVLAQTFLCA, from the coding sequence ATGGACCGTTACGCAGGCGTCCTCGCGGTCGCGGCCAGCATCGTGCTTCTCAGCGGGTGCACGAGCACCAGCACACAAGAGACGATCGTGGTCTCCACCACCCCCGGTCAGACGGCATCCTCGACGCCGATCACCGGAGGCACCATCACGAACGGCGACTCCACCATCGAACTCGGCGACTCCACCGCCGAGGTCACCCACAGCGATGTCACGCCGGGGCCCGACACGTTCGTCGCGCAGGTGCGTAACCAGCTCGGACAAGAAGCAACCGTCGTCACCGCGTCGGACGATGCTCTCGTCGCGGCGGGACAGTCGGTGTGCACCCAGATCGCGGACGGCGTCGACGACGAAGACGTGAAGGTCACCGTCGACGGAACGAAGCTCTCGTTCGGCCCCTCCGTGGCCCTGACCGTCCTGGCTCAGACTTTCCTCTGCGCGTAG
- a CDS encoding bleomycin resistance protein, whose translation MTDRAVPNLPSRDFDETIAFYGGFGFGLAHRNESWLILRRGELQLEFFPFPDLVPEESSFMCSVRVDDVDELYRQIKEAGVAEETSGRPRLLPVQVQPWGQRAGFLIDRDGTQLHLIENIA comes from the coding sequence ATGACCGACCGCGCGGTGCCGAATCTGCCGTCTCGCGACTTCGATGAGACGATCGCGTTCTATGGGGGGTTCGGATTCGGGCTGGCTCATCGGAATGAAAGCTGGCTGATTCTCCGCCGTGGGGAACTCCAGTTGGAGTTCTTCCCGTTTCCCGATCTCGTGCCCGAAGAGAGTTCTTTCATGTGCAGCGTCCGCGTCGATGACGTTGACGAGCTGTACCGGCAAATCAAAGAGGCCGGCGTCGCCGAGGAGACCTCGGGGCGTCCGCGGCTGCTTCCCGTGCAGGTGCAGCCCTGGGGGCAACGAGCAGGATTCCTCATCGACCGCGATGGGACGCAGCTGCATCTAATCGAGAACATCGCTTAG